In Flavobacterium sp. N3904, one DNA window encodes the following:
- the secE gene encoding preprotein translocase subunit SecE, with the protein MTKVVNYISESFEELKSNVTWPAWAEVQRLTIVVAVFSVVFALATWGVDELFAKTLAVFFNWIKA; encoded by the coding sequence ATGACAAAAGTTGTTAATTACATATCAGAATCATTTGAAGAATTAAAATCAAATGTAACTTGGCCAGCTTGGGCTGAAGTACAACGTCTTACGATTGTTGTTGCTGTTTTTTCAGTGGTATTCGCTTTGGCAACATGGGGTGTAGATGAACTTTTTGCAAAAACATTAGCTGTGTTTTTTAACTGGATAAAAGCATAA
- the nusG gene encoding transcription termination/antitermination protein NusG yields the protein MAENNIKKWYVVRAVSGQENKVKAYIETEIARLGMGDYVSQVLVPTEKVVTVKDGKKLSKDKVYFPGYVMIEANLIGEIPHIIKSITSVIGFLGETKGGEPVPLRISEVNRMLGKVDELAVNTDTRSIPFNLGETIKVIDGPFNGFNGTVEKINEEKRKLEVMVKIFGRKTPLELSFMQVEKV from the coding sequence ATGGCAGAGAATAATATAAAAAAGTGGTATGTAGTTCGTGCAGTAAGCGGACAAGAAAATAAAGTGAAAGCTTATATCGAAACAGAAATTGCGCGTCTTGGAATGGGTGATTATGTTTCGCAAGTTCTTGTGCCTACTGAAAAAGTAGTTACTGTAAAAGATGGTAAAAAACTATCCAAGGACAAAGTATACTTTCCGGGTTATGTTATGATTGAAGCTAATCTTATTGGTGAAATTCCACATATTATTAAGTCTATAACCAGTGTTATCGGTTTTCTTGGAGAAACAAAAGGTGGAGAGCCTGTTCCTTTAAGAATATCTGAAGTAAATAGAATGTTAGGTAAAGTAGATGAGTTGGCTGTAAATACAGATACTCGTTCTATTCCTTTCAACTTGGGTGAAACAATAAAAGTGATCGATGGTCCTTTTAATGGTTTTAACGGTACGGTTGAAAAAATTAATGAAGAAAAGCGTAAACTCGAAGTAATGGTGAAAATTTTCGGAAGAAAAACACCGTTGGAATTGAGTTTTATGCAAGTTGAAAAAGTATAA
- the tuf gene encoding elongation factor Tu, giving the protein MAKETFNRSKPHLNIGTIGHVDHGKTTLTAAITKVLSDAGYCQAKSFDQIDNAPEEKERGITINTSHVEYETANRHYAHVDCPGHADYVKNMVTGAAQMDGAILVVAATDGPMPQTREHILLGRQVGIPRMVVFMNKVDMVDDEELLELVEMEIRDLLSFYEYDGDNCPVVQGSALGGLNNDPAWVPKIIELMEAVDSWIEEPVRDTEKPFLMPVEDVFTITGRGTVATGRIETGIANTGDAVEIIGMGAEKLTSTITGVEMFRKILDRGEAGDNVGLLLRGIDKESIKRGMVIIKPGSVKPHATFKAEVYILKKEEGGRHTPFHNNYRPQFYVRTTDVTGVITLPEGVEMVMPGDNLTINVTLLSPIAMSVGLRFAIREGGRTVGAGQVTEIVA; this is encoded by the coding sequence ATGGCAAAAGAAACCTTTAACCGTTCGAAACCACACTTAAATATTGGTACGATCGGACACGTAGATCACGGTAAAACTACTTTAACAGCAGCAATCACAAAAGTGTTATCTGATGCTGGTTACTGTCAAGCAAAATCATTTGATCAAATTGATAATGCTCCAGAAGAAAAAGAAAGAGGTATTACAATTAATACTTCACACGTTGAGTATGAAACTGCAAACCGTCACTACGCACACGTTGACTGTCCTGGTCACGCGGATTACGTAAAAAACATGGTTACTGGTGCTGCTCAAATGGACGGTGCTATCCTTGTTGTAGCTGCAACTGATGGACCAATGCCACAAACACGTGAGCACATCCTTTTAGGTCGCCAAGTAGGTATTCCTAGAATGGTAGTATTCATGAACAAAGTGGATATGGTTGATGATGAGGAATTATTGGAACTTGTTGAAATGGAAATTAGAGACTTATTGTCTTTCTATGAATATGATGGAGATAATTGTCCAGTTGTTCAAGGGTCTGCTCTTGGAGGATTGAATAATGATCCAGCTTGGGTACCAAAAATCATTGAATTAATGGAAGCTGTAGATTCTTGGATCGAAGAGCCAGTACGTGATACTGAAAAACCATTCTTGATGCCAGTTGAAGATGTATTTACAATTACAGGTCGTGGAACTGTTGCTACAGGTCGTATCGAAACTGGTATTGCTAATACAGGAGATGCTGTTGAAATCATTGGTATGGGAGCTGAAAAATTAACTTCTACTATTACTGGAGTTGAGATGTTCCGTAAAATCCTTGATAGAGGTGAAGCAGGAGATAACGTAGGTTTATTGTTAAGAGGTATTGATAAAGAATCTATCAAAAGAGGAATGGTTATCATTAAGCCAGGATCAGTAAAACCACACGCTACTTTCAAAGCTGAGGTTTATATCTTGAAAAAAGAAGAAGGTGGACGTCATACTCCATTCCATAATAACTACCGTCCACAGTTCTACGTACGTACAACTGACGTAACAGGAGTTATTACTTTACCAGAAGGAGTAGAGATGGTAATGCCAGGAGACAACTTAACTATCAATGTTACTTTGTTAAGCCCAATCGCAATGAGCGTAGGTTTACGTTTTGCTATCCGTGAAGGTGGTAGAACTGTAGGTGCAGGTCAGGTAACTGAAATTGTAGCTTAA